A genomic segment from Candidatus Bathyarchaeota archaeon encodes:
- a CDS encoding minichromosome maintenance protein MCM, protein MTSLTTPEERLQDFLRIFKTDSGKDEYRRKLAQMAIKDSRSLIIDFEDLISFDSSLAREIIEKPDEFLEYLDRAAMAQLKVEDPEYAEQIEKINVRFSKLPEKVSLRSIGSEHMGKLIMLDGIVVRSTPVKPLLTEAIFKCRRCDTIISVQQNGLFMRGPGACSNCKNKLFEFMEKGSKFINSQELRIQEKPEDLPPGQLPRSIDINITDDLVDIARPGDRVSIPGIIRVRQELIARGGKSRTFNIFTDANQIDVIGKEAEVIEITPEEESEIIELSKDPWLHRKLIRSIAPSIYGYEDLKESILYLLFGGIAKQLPDGVTIRGDINTLLVGDPGTAKSQLLQYVARVAPRGLYTSGRGSTAAGLTAAVVREKTGGFVLEAGALVLADKGVCAIDEIDKMRPEDRVAIHEAMEQQTVSIAKGGIVATLNARSAVLAAANPTLGRYDLYKNLNENIKLPVTILSRFDLIFIMKDIPEAEMDGKMSEHILELHKLRSSPEEAPIALELLRKYISYAKKIDPVLSNEAINELKNFYLTMRSGSESTDSPIAITPRQLEALIRLSEARAKVFLRDEVNVEDTKAVIRLMTVSLQDVGIDTSTGKMDIDVIMTGRPKSQRDKMQTIISLVATLEKDTGSVEENTLYQELSTKHEIEEGQAKVLINQLIKEGVLYSPKPGYVRRTSV, encoded by the coding sequence ATGACCTCATTAACAACTCCTGAAGAAAGGCTTCAAGACTTTCTTAGAATATTCAAAACCGATAGCGGGAAAGATGAATATAGAAGAAAATTGGCCCAAATGGCCATTAAAGATAGCAGGTCCTTAATTATAGATTTTGAAGATCTAATATCATTTGATTCATCTTTAGCCAGAGAAATCATTGAAAAACCAGACGAGTTTTTAGAATATTTAGATAGGGCTGCAATGGCTCAACTGAAAGTTGAGGACCCAGAATATGCAGAGCAGATCGAAAAAATAAATGTCAGATTCAGCAAGCTTCCAGAGAAGGTCTCTCTTCGATCTATTGGTTCAGAACATATGGGCAAACTGATTATGTTAGATGGAATTGTTGTAAGGTCAACTCCAGTCAAACCTTTATTGACTGAAGCTATTTTTAAATGCAGAAGATGCGACACAATAATTTCAGTTCAACAAAATGGATTATTTATGAGAGGTCCTGGGGCCTGCTCCAATTGTAAAAATAAATTATTTGAATTCATGGAAAAAGGATCCAAATTCATAAACTCCCAAGAATTGAGAATTCAAGAAAAACCAGAGGATTTGCCACCAGGACAATTGCCTAGATCAATTGACATAAACATTACGGATGATTTGGTTGATATAGCCAGACCTGGGGATAGAGTATCAATACCCGGCATTATTAGAGTTCGACAAGAGTTAATCGCTAGAGGCGGTAAATCAAGAACTTTCAACATATTCACTGATGCTAATCAAATAGACGTGATCGGAAAAGAAGCTGAAGTAATTGAAATAACCCCTGAAGAAGAGAGTGAGATCATCGAATTATCAAAAGATCCATGGTTGCATAGGAAATTGATAAGATCAATAGCCCCTTCGATATACGGTTACGAGGACTTGAAGGAATCGATTCTATACCTATTATTTGGTGGAATCGCAAAACAATTACCAGATGGTGTAACTATAAGAGGCGACATTAATACTCTCTTAGTTGGAGATCCTGGTACCGCCAAGAGTCAATTATTGCAATATGTAGCACGAGTAGCTCCAAGAGGGCTTTATACAAGTGGACGAGGATCAACTGCAGCTGGATTAACTGCTGCTGTTGTAAGAGAAAAGACAGGCGGATTCGTCCTAGAAGCAGGGGCCTTGGTACTGGCTGATAAAGGCGTATGTGCAATTGATGAGATTGATAAAATGAGGCCTGAAGATCGGGTTGCTATACATGAGGCAATGGAACAGCAAACAGTGAGTATCGCCAAAGGAGGTATTGTAGCTACGTTAAATGCTAGAAGCGCAGTTTTGGCCGCTGCTAATCCCACGCTTGGTAGGTATGATTTGTATAAAAATCTCAATGAAAATATAAAATTGCCCGTAACGATTCTCTCAAGATTCGATCTAATATTTATTATGAAAGACATTCCCGAGGCTGAAATGGATGGAAAAATGTCTGAACATATACTTGAATTACACAAGCTGAGAAGCTCACCAGAAGAAGCACCCATAGCTCTCGAGCTCTTGAGGAAATACATCAGCTATGCAAAGAAAATCGATCCTGTTCTATCAAACGAAGCGATAAACGAACTAAAGAATTTCTATCTAACTATGAGATCAGGTTCTGAATCAACTGATTCACCTATTGCAATAACTCCTAGACAATTAGAAGCATTAATCAGACTGTCTGAAGCAAGGGCCAAAGTCTTTTTGAGAGATGAGGTCAATGTGGAAGATACTAAAGCGGTAATTAGACTCATGACTGTATCATTACAAGATGTCGGTATAGATACAAGTACTGGAAAAATGGACATAGATGTGATAATGACTGGAAGACCAAAAAGTCAACGAGATAAAATGCAGACAATAATAAGCCTCGTGGCAACCTTAGAGAAGGATACTGGAAGCGTTGAAGAAAATACGCTTTATCAAGAATTATCAACCAAACATGAAATTGAAGAAGGTCAAGCTAAGGTTTTAATAAATCAACTCATTAAGGAAGGGGTTCTATATTCACCTAAACCTGGATATGTAAGAAGAACGTCTGTTTGA